In the genome of Victivallis lenta, one region contains:
- a CDS encoding beta-galactosidase, producing MKVWLYGALAGVLCWGGWNAAAAESGVVREWRPGTDTPPAKVAWTPSGGALLKVKEPAAAAEGIGRVWRFDSKETDKALACSVKLAETGLKLENGWFEFTYWLPEDSKVVKLRPGVRVREGERKGKLIAADVTPVKGMWTTVRWPLDGAYSAAARRAGGEHADSLELGVLASGGPIVLEIGRLAAGVSAPPASGGAAAADAGNIYSAALAPEVLGVWNAGEELPAFAGVWAPGRVTRERAKPAASSPPMGNPEQVFRFETEANALALTFRVEAPLADTWLEFAYFLPEGSSVRSVNPGMTVREWDGRRRTLRLPPVTGRWQREKISLAELMGGDTWRGGAAATASSFEIGFLGDKGSPLAVEIAEVRLTREATPFTPLVRPQWLVEPGSYRRTFTVNGTPEKAWIMALAEPAFTLRVNGREIGRGVLGNHNGWAMNPRWPVAAEWPLDGVLREGENRIEFEIAPGTARGMVALGWVEQDLRRVIVSDAAWSGASGKAAVRPIREQLRLRGLDIYPVRMPGAWRPPAERPDYAGGPAFRPAAARLQVAPEAGRWSTVEVNGRWYLRSPSGKPFFFNGTQVVGRIYENYSYSDWARRAYSSEKEWADEASGFVQRLGFNGLAVSATSDTAFAAGARRGMVYFTYLGCHDGGPGLMNRNGEKLPGVPDPFSEEWRRKLRRRAAEAGKRWNGDPACVGFFVNNEAHLEGNLAGRSSSGFVYSEACGREFVRWLRERYRDDLRMLNLAWFGKAEKEYLDSFEDVLVKKPDPLGKVPFMADPTAAAAMAQIGRRLGGDERDEKKGRMRRDFDDFAVYTVGVYADYVLRTMREFMPDKIIGSNRFMGASTEEMLAVWKDYDVIAWNSYPMWVWKDAKYVDRQIAEIEKAHRVTGKPVLLTEWGVQALDVRMASPSAQLTTQHERGIGHGKVVKQVVESFPFVAGMVHFAYQNLADSEGQGWGLVDNEGRPYRDFVSGVVAANRWLDGYFSDK from the coding sequence GCCGGGGACGGACACGCCTCCGGCGAAGGTCGCCTGGACTCCGTCGGGCGGGGCGCTGCTGAAGGTGAAGGAGCCCGCGGCAGCGGCGGAGGGAATCGGCAGGGTCTGGCGCTTCGACTCGAAAGAGACCGACAAGGCGCTGGCCTGCTCGGTGAAGCTGGCGGAGACCGGCCTGAAGCTCGAAAACGGCTGGTTCGAATTCACCTACTGGCTGCCGGAGGATTCCAAAGTTGTCAAGCTGCGGCCCGGAGTGCGGGTGCGCGAAGGGGAGCGCAAAGGCAAACTGATCGCCGCCGACGTGACGCCGGTGAAAGGGATGTGGACGACCGTCCGCTGGCCGCTCGACGGCGCTTATTCGGCGGCCGCGCGGCGGGCCGGGGGAGAGCATGCCGATTCGCTTGAGCTCGGCGTTCTTGCCTCCGGCGGGCCGATCGTGCTGGAGATCGGCCGTCTTGCGGCCGGAGTGAGCGCGCCGCCGGCATCGGGCGGCGCGGCGGCGGCCGATGCGGGCAACATCTATTCGGCCGCTCTCGCTCCGGAGGTGCTCGGCGTCTGGAACGCGGGGGAGGAGCTGCCCGCCTTCGCCGGAGTCTGGGCTCCCGGCCGGGTGACGCGAGAAAGGGCGAAGCCCGCCGCGTCTTCGCCGCCGATGGGGAATCCGGAACAGGTGTTCCGGTTCGAAACGGAAGCCAATGCGCTGGCGCTGACCTTCCGGGTCGAGGCGCCGCTGGCGGACACCTGGCTGGAGTTCGCCTATTTTCTGCCCGAAGGGTCGTCCGTGCGGTCGGTGAATCCCGGCATGACCGTCAGGGAGTGGGACGGCAGGAGGCGGACGCTCCGGCTGCCTCCGGTCACCGGACGCTGGCAGCGTGAAAAAATTTCGCTTGCCGAACTTATGGGCGGCGACACCTGGCGCGGCGGCGCGGCGGCGACCGCGTCGTCGTTCGAGATCGGCTTCCTCGGCGACAAGGGGTCTCCGCTTGCCGTGGAAATCGCCGAGGTGCGGCTGACCCGAGAGGCGACACCGTTCACGCCGCTCGTCCGGCCGCAGTGGCTGGTGGAACCGGGATCGTATCGCCGCACGTTCACAGTGAACGGCACGCCGGAAAAGGCGTGGATCATGGCGCTGGCCGAACCGGCCTTCACTTTGCGCGTCAACGGCCGGGAGATCGGCCGAGGCGTCCTCGGCAACCACAACGGCTGGGCGATGAATCCCCGATGGCCCGTCGCGGCCGAGTGGCCGCTCGACGGCGTGCTGCGGGAAGGCGAAAACCGCATTGAGTTCGAGATCGCGCCGGGAACGGCGCGCGGCATGGTTGCGCTGGGATGGGTGGAACAGGATCTCCGCCGGGTGATCGTCTCGGATGCGGCGTGGAGCGGAGCCTCCGGCAAGGCGGCGGTCCGCCCCATCAGGGAACAGCTCCGGCTTCGGGGACTGGACATCTATCCGGTCCGGATGCCCGGGGCATGGCGACCGCCCGCCGAACGGCCGGATTACGCCGGCGGACCCGCCTTTCGTCCGGCCGCCGCCAGATTGCAGGTCGCGCCCGAGGCGGGCAGGTGGAGCACCGTTGAGGTGAACGGCCGCTGGTATCTGCGGAGCCCGTCGGGCAAGCCGTTCTTCTTCAACGGGACCCAGGTGGTAGGCCGCATTTATGAGAATTACAGCTATTCCGACTGGGCGCGCCGCGCCTATTCCTCCGAGAAGGAGTGGGCCGACGAGGCGTCGGGATTCGTGCAGCGGCTCGGCTTCAACGGGCTGGCGGTCTCCGCCACGAGCGACACGGCGTTCGCGGCGGGTGCCCGCCGGGGCATGGTCTACTTCACCTACCTCGGATGTCACGACGGCGGTCCCGGCCTGATGAACCGGAACGGGGAAAAGCTTCCGGGCGTTCCCGATCCCTTCAGCGAAGAGTGGCGGCGGAAGCTGCGCCGCCGGGCGGCGGAGGCCGGAAAACGGTGGAACGGCGATCCGGCCTGCGTCGGGTTCTTCGTGAACAACGAAGCCCATCTGGAAGGCAATCTCGCCGGGCGCTCCTCCTCCGGATTCGTCTATTCGGAGGCGTGCGGCCGGGAGTTCGTCCGCTGGCTGCGGGAGCGTTACCGGGACGATCTGCGCATGTTGAACCTCGCCTGGTTCGGCAAGGCGGAAAAGGAGTACCTCGACAGCTTTGAGGATGTTCTCGTGAAGAAGCCCGACCCGCTCGGCAAAGTTCCGTTCATGGCCGATCCGACGGCGGCCGCGGCGATGGCGCAGATCGGCCGCCGGCTGGGCGGCGACGAGCGCGACGAAAAGAAGGGACGCATGCGCCGGGACTTCGACGACTTCGCCGTGTACACCGTCGGCGTCTATGCCGATTACGTGCTCAGGACGATGCGCGAGTTCATGCCGGACAAGATCATCGGCAGCAACCGCTTCATGGGGGCGTCGACCGAGGAGATGCTGGCGGTCTGGAAGGATTACGATGTGATCGCGTGGAACTCCTATCCGATGTGGGTCTGGAAGGATGCGAAATACGTCGACCGCCAGATCGCCGAGATCGAAAAGGCGCACCGGGTGACCGGCAAGCCGGTCCTGCTGACCGAATGGGGTGTTCAGGCGCTAGATGTGCGCATGGCGTCGCCGTCGGCGCAGCTGACCACGCAGCACGAGCGCGGAATCGGCCACGGCAAGGTCGTGAAACAGGTCGTCGAGAGCTTCCCGTTCGTGGCCGGCATGGTCCATTTCGCCTATCAGAATCTGGCGGACAGCGAAGGGCAGGGGTGGGGCCTGGTGGACAACGAGGGCAGGCCGTACCGCGATTTCGTATCGGGCGTCGTCGCCGCCAACCGGTGGCTGGACGGTTATTTTTCCGACAAGTGA